The following proteins come from a genomic window of Flavobacterium crocinum:
- a CDS encoding efflux RND transporter periplasmic adaptor subunit, with protein MKNIFKSLAKDLTAKHAKTKCKVRKGIKLSVLCVIFALFAVNLSCNEKKAEETPDEEKTSTEVALKESQYKTIGIETGFVEDRNLNKVIKANGYTTVPPQNSAEVSTLIGGTVKDIYVLEGTFVNKGKVLATIQNLEVIEMQEEYQSATANVEYLQLEYNRQKTLSDENVNPRKIFQEVKAKLAAERARAQAAKNKLDALHVPAKGKTSLVPIVAPINGYVGKINIAKGAFANTGVSLFEVVDNSQMHLDLNVYEKDLASISIGQVIDFVLTNQSNKSIKGKIFGINKSFSNESKTVAVHAKIDPADAKGLIPGMYVSANINITNATVPALPKDAVVKNADKYFVFVQEEGHAEEKHEHKEGEKEEAHEKEIHFKAVEIIPGTTDLGFTEIKFVDKIDPQAKIVTKGAFYLLSAMKGGGEHSH; from the coding sequence ATGAAAAATATATTTAAAAGTTTAGCCAAGGATTTAACCGCAAAGCACGCAAAGACAAAGTGCAAAGTTCGCAAGGGAATTAAACTTAGCGTCCTTTGCGTAATCTTTGCGCTCTTTGCGGTTAATTTAAGTTGCAATGAAAAGAAAGCAGAAGAAACCCCCGATGAAGAAAAGACGAGTACAGAAGTGGCCCTGAAAGAATCTCAATATAAAACGATAGGCATTGAAACAGGATTTGTAGAAGACCGAAATCTCAATAAAGTCATTAAAGCCAATGGTTACACCACAGTTCCGCCACAAAACTCAGCTGAGGTTTCGACTTTAATTGGCGGAACGGTAAAAGATATTTATGTTCTCGAAGGAACTTTTGTCAATAAAGGAAAAGTTTTGGCAACAATCCAAAATCTGGAAGTGATCGAAATGCAGGAAGAATATCAGTCGGCAACGGCCAATGTTGAATATTTGCAGTTGGAATACAATCGCCAAAAGACGCTGAGCGACGAAAATGTAAATCCAAGAAAGATATTTCAGGAGGTAAAAGCCAAGTTAGCAGCCGAAAGAGCACGTGCTCAGGCAGCAAAAAATAAACTCGATGCTTTGCATGTTCCGGCAAAAGGGAAAACATCTTTGGTTCCAATTGTAGCACCTATAAATGGTTATGTAGGGAAAATAAATATTGCCAAAGGCGCTTTTGCCAATACGGGAGTTTCTTTGTTTGAAGTGGTTGACAACAGTCAGATGCATTTGGATTTAAATGTCTATGAAAAAGATCTGGCATCTATTTCTATTGGTCAGGTAATTGATTTTGTATTGACGAATCAGTCCAATAAATCCATTAAAGGAAAGATTTTCGGAATCAATAAATCTTTTTCTAACGAAAGTAAAACGGTAGCCGTACACGCCAAAATTGACCCAGCCGATGCCAAAGGACTAATTCCAGGAATGTATGTTTCGGCCAATATTAATATTACCAATGCAACAGTTCCGGCACTTCCTAAAGATGCCGTTGTAAAAAATGCCGATAAATATTTTGTTTTTGTTCAGGAAGAAGGACACGCAGAAGAAAAACACGAACATAAGGAAGGCGAAAAAGAAGAAGCCCACGAAAAAGAAATTCATTTTAAAGCTGTTGAAATAATTCCGGGAACTACAGATTTAGGTTTTACAGAAATTAAGTTTGTGGATAAGATAGACCCGCAGGCGAAAATTGTTACTAAAGGCGCTTTTTATTTGTTGTCTGCTATGAAGGGCGGGGGAGAGCATTCGCATTAG
- a CDS encoding TolC family protein yields MKKILYNSRKLTFANFALPLRTLRLIAFLLASTAAFAQQSISLEKAIELAKSNNIDLKIADKEIEKQTVLKKAAFQPDPLQVQYQGGQFNSVDFDHNVSVQQFFPLGNITKANRQLQEELAKLAEKRKALSSYEIEKAVTLAYYQYLYGVSIQKLNSELNEIYTKFLKNAELRFKTGESGNIEVISAKAKVKEIETQKAQLEYDLAIYQKQLQFFIQTNENIVPDQNTALQYVFVQNQENSKAENLMTEFYQQQISVYQKEVGTFKALRTPKVGLGYFAQTINTESLFQGFTAGLQIPLFGGVNTTKAKAAEIGVSQSQLALDKNKMILNLQREELQNNFRKQQKNLDYYQNEGLQYANQIIETAQKSYANGDMSYWSYISFLNQAIDIKKQYAEATHSYNQSAIELQFPTIKNN; encoded by the coding sequence ATGAAAAAAATATTATATAATTCAAGAAAATTAACCTTTGCGAACTTCGCGCTTCCTTTGCGAACTTTGCGGTTAATTGCATTTCTATTGGCAAGCACAGCAGCATTTGCCCAGCAATCTATTAGCTTGGAAAAAGCAATAGAACTTGCCAAATCAAACAATATCGACTTAAAAATAGCCGATAAAGAAATCGAGAAACAAACTGTTTTAAAGAAAGCCGCTTTCCAGCCCGATCCGCTTCAGGTACAGTATCAGGGCGGGCAGTTCAACAGTGTCGATTTTGATCATAATGTTTCGGTACAGCAGTTTTTTCCGTTGGGAAATATTACAAAAGCCAACAGACAGCTACAGGAAGAACTGGCAAAACTGGCCGAAAAACGAAAAGCTTTATCTTCTTATGAAATAGAAAAAGCGGTGACATTAGCGTATTACCAATATCTGTACGGCGTTTCGATTCAGAAGTTAAACTCAGAACTAAATGAGATTTATACCAAATTCTTAAAAAATGCCGAACTCCGATTTAAAACCGGAGAAAGTGGGAATATTGAAGTGATTTCTGCGAAAGCAAAAGTCAAAGAAATCGAAACTCAGAAAGCGCAGTTAGAATACGATTTGGCGATTTACCAGAAACAGCTTCAGTTTTTTATTCAGACCAATGAAAATATTGTTCCTGATCAAAATACGGCATTGCAATATGTTTTTGTCCAAAATCAGGAAAATTCAAAAGCAGAAAACTTGATGACAGAATTCTATCAGCAGCAAATTTCTGTTTATCAAAAAGAAGTTGGGACTTTTAAAGCTTTGCGTACACCAAAAGTGGGACTGGGATATTTTGCCCAAACCATTAATACAGAATCTTTGTTTCAGGGTTTTACGGCTGGATTACAGATTCCGTTGTTTGGAGGTGTAAATACGACGAAAGCCAAAGCGGCAGAAATTGGCGTTTCTCAGTCGCAATTGGCTTTAGATAAAAACAAAATGATCCTGAATCTGCAAAGAGAAGAATTGCAAAACAACTTCCGGAAACAGCAGAAAAATTTAGATTATTATCAAAATGAAGGTTTGCAATATGCGAATCAAATTATTGAAACGGCGCAGAAAAGTTATGCCAATGGCGATATGAGTTATTGGTCGTATATCAGTTTTTTAAATCAGGCAATTGACATTAAAAAACAATACGCCGAAGCCACACACAGCTACAATCAAAGTGCAATCGAACTCCAATTCCCAACCATCAAAAACAATTAA
- a CDS encoding efflux RND transporter permease subunit, which yields MLDKIIQFSIRNKFVILLFTLVLIAWGSYSLKKLPLDALPDVTNNQVQIITTAPTLASQEVEQLITYPLERAVKTVPDIIELRSISRFGLSVVTVVFEDDVDIYWAREQIFQRLKQAEENIPDYVNSPELAPISTGLGEIYQYDVYAKKGYENKYSAVELRTIQDWIIIPQLQGIRGVADVSAWGGKLKQYEIAVNPNMLNSLGVTITEIFDALEKNNQNTGGAYIEKDQYTYFIRGVGMAKGVKDLENVVVKNRNGSPVLVRNVAQVREGVALRYGASTKDGKGEIVSGMVLMLKGENSSAVVKRVHEKMEQINKSLPEGVVAEAFIDRGKLVDNSIKTVAKNLLEGALIVIFVLILFLGNLRAGLIVASVIPLAMLFAVILMNAFGVSGNLMSLGAIDFGIIVDGAVIIVEATMHHLQKIKNKKELTQEEMDAEVYNSASKIRNSAAFGEIIILIVYLPILALIGTEGKMFKPMAMTVGFAIIGAFILSLTYIPMMSALFLSKKTEHKENFSDRMIAWLENRYTPLLNKALDFKKVVLATAIGLFAFAFIIFQNMGGEFIPTIEEGDLAINATIMTGSSLTQMVETTTKYEQILKAKFPEIKTIVTKIGSGEIPTDPMPIESGDLIIVLKDKKEWKGKYHNWEELANAMKEEMEVIPGANIEISQPIQMRFNELMTGSRSDIAIKIFGDDLEILDAKATELISKIKGIEGIGDLKADKVTGLPQITVKYDYDKIALYGLNISDINQIIRSSFAGESAGKIYDESKRFDVVVRMDENNRADITDVSNLFIPLPNGQQVPLSQVASVEYEQGPVQVIREDGKRRITVGLNVRGRDIKSVVEEIQAKLDKSFKLPAGYYVTYGGQFENLIEASKRLSVALPIALGLILVLLYFTFKSVKQALLIFSAIPLSAIGGVFALSLRGMPFSISAGIGFIALFGIAVLNGIVLISYFNQLKTEGIADPFQRILIGTKTRLRPVLMTAAVASLGFMPMALSTSGGAEVQKPLATVVIGGLVSATLLTLIVLPILYLMLERGFNRKDLISK from the coding sequence ATGCTAGATAAAATCATTCAGTTTAGTATACGAAACAAATTCGTCATACTATTATTTACCCTTGTTTTAATAGCTTGGGGAAGCTATTCGCTTAAAAAATTACCACTAGATGCCCTTCCCGATGTAACCAATAATCAGGTGCAGATTATTACGACCGCACCAACATTGGCAAGTCAGGAAGTCGAGCAGTTAATTACCTATCCGCTGGAACGAGCCGTAAAAACAGTGCCGGATATTATAGAACTCCGCAGTATTTCCCGTTTCGGATTATCGGTGGTAACCGTTGTTTTCGAAGATGATGTTGATATTTACTGGGCGCGTGAACAAATTTTCCAACGCTTAAAACAAGCCGAAGAAAACATTCCGGATTATGTAAATTCTCCGGAACTGGCACCAATTTCAACAGGTTTAGGTGAGATTTACCAATACGATGTTTACGCCAAAAAAGGCTATGAAAACAAATACAGCGCTGTAGAATTAAGAACTATCCAGGATTGGATTATTATTCCACAATTGCAGGGAATTCGCGGTGTTGCCGATGTAAGCGCCTGGGGTGGAAAATTGAAACAATATGAAATCGCTGTAAACCCCAATATGCTCAATAGTCTGGGGGTTACGATTACTGAAATTTTTGACGCTTTAGAAAAAAACAATCAAAATACAGGTGGTGCTTATATCGAAAAAGACCAATATACCTATTTTATCCGCGGTGTCGGAATGGCAAAAGGCGTAAAAGATCTTGAAAATGTCGTAGTAAAAAATCGGAACGGTTCTCCCGTTTTGGTTCGTAATGTGGCACAGGTTCGAGAGGGCGTGGCATTGCGTTACGGTGCTTCTACCAAAGACGGAAAAGGAGAAATTGTTTCCGGAATGGTTTTAATGTTGAAAGGAGAAAATTCCAGCGCTGTTGTAAAAAGAGTGCATGAAAAAATGGAACAAATAAACAAAAGCCTTCCGGAAGGCGTGGTTGCCGAAGCCTTTATCGACAGAGGAAAACTCGTTGACAATTCCATCAAAACCGTCGCAAAGAACCTTTTAGAAGGGGCTTTAATTGTAATTTTTGTACTAATCTTATTTCTGGGAAATCTTCGTGCCGGATTAATTGTCGCTTCTGTTATTCCGTTGGCGATGCTGTTTGCCGTTATTTTAATGAATGCTTTTGGTGTAAGCGGAAACCTAATGAGTCTCGGGGCAATAGATTTCGGAATCATAGTCGATGGTGCCGTGATTATCGTAGAAGCCACGATGCATCATCTGCAGAAAATCAAAAATAAAAAAGAGCTGACTCAGGAAGAAATGGATGCTGAGGTTTATAATTCGGCTTCCAAAATCAGGAACAGTGCGGCTTTTGGAGAAATCATCATTTTAATTGTGTATCTGCCAATTCTGGCTTTGATTGGAACGGAAGGAAAAATGTTTAAGCCAATGGCTATGACGGTTGGTTTTGCCATTATTGGCGCTTTTATTCTTTCGCTCACTTATATTCCAATGATGAGTGCTTTGTTTCTTTCTAAAAAAACAGAGCATAAAGAAAATTTTAGTGACCGAATGATTGCGTGGTTGGAAAACCGCTATACCCCTTTGCTGAATAAAGCTTTAGACTTTAAAAAAGTGGTACTTGCAACTGCAATTGGATTATTTGCTTTCGCATTCATTATTTTCCAAAATATGGGAGGCGAATTTATTCCGACTATTGAAGAAGGAGATTTGGCAATAAACGCCACTATTATGACGGGAAGTTCGCTTACGCAGATGGTCGAAACTACTACAAAATACGAGCAGATTCTAAAAGCTAAATTTCCTGAAATAAAAACGATTGTAACCAAAATCGGAAGCGGTGAAATTCCGACCGATCCTATGCCAATTGAAAGCGGGGATTTGATTATTGTTTTAAAAGACAAAAAAGAATGGAAAGGCAAATACCATAATTGGGAAGAATTGGCCAACGCCATGAAAGAAGAAATGGAAGTGATTCCGGGTGCTAATATTGAGATTTCGCAGCCCATTCAGATGCGTTTTAACGAATTAATGACAGGAAGCCGGTCTGATATTGCCATTAAGATTTTTGGCGACGATTTGGAAATACTGGACGCTAAAGCAACAGAACTAATTTCAAAAATTAAAGGAATAGAAGGAATTGGCGATTTAAAAGCAGATAAAGTAACAGGTTTACCACAAATTACGGTAAAATACGATTACGACAAAATCGCGCTTTACGGATTGAATATTTCTGATATCAATCAAATTATCCGTTCGTCTTTTGCTGGTGAAAGCGCAGGAAAAATCTATGATGAAAGCAAAAGATTTGATGTTGTGGTAAGAATGGATGAAAACAATCGCGCCGATATTACTGATGTAAGCAATTTGTTTATCCCGCTTCCAAACGGACAGCAAGTGCCTCTATCTCAGGTAGCTTCTGTTGAATATGAGCAGGGTCCTGTACAGGTAATCCGCGAAGACGGTAAACGAAGAATTACCGTTGGATTAAATGTCCGTGGAAGAGATATTAAAAGTGTGGTGGAAGAAATTCAGGCTAAACTGGATAAAAGTTTTAAACTTCCTGCGGGTTATTATGTCACTTATGGCGGACAGTTTGAGAATTTAATTGAAGCTTCCAAAAGACTTTCAGTTGCTTTGCCTATTGCTTTAGGACTCATTTTAGTACTGCTTTATTTTACTTTCAAAAGTGTCAAACAAGCTTTATTGATTTTTAGTGCGATTCCGTTATCGGCAATTGGGGGCGTTTTTGCGCTTTCGCTGAGAGGAATGCCGTTTAGTATTTCGGCTGGAATTGGTTTTATCGCTTTGTTCGGAATTGCAGTTCTCAACGGAATTGTATTGATTTCGTATTTCAACCAATTGAAAACGGAAGGAATTGCAGATCCGTTTCAACGAATTCTAATCGGAACTAAAACCAGATTGCGTCCCGTTTTAATGACAGCTGCTGTTGCTTCTTTAGGATTTATGCCTATGGCTTTATCCACAAGCGGAGGGGCAGAAGTACAAAAACCTCTGGCAACCGTAGTAATCGGCGGATTGGTCTCAGCAACTTTATTAACCTTAATCGTTTTACCGATTTTGTATTTAATGTTGGAGCGTGGGTTTAACCGCAAAGATTTAATTAGTAAATGA